In Candidatus Microthrix subdominans, the DNA window GACCACAGGCGTAGCGGTCGGTCATGCCCCCCACCCAGCGCACGGCCGCCCTCGTCGCCTCGGTCGAGCCGGCCGCCGGCCGTGCGCCGGATTGACCCCGCTCTGCGGCATCGTTGCCGAAGAGATCGACGGGCAGCATTCCCGGACGGTCGGCGTAGTACTCGACCAGTGCGGACAGGATGCTCACCACCGAGTTGCCCGCCGCCACCGAAGCCGGCCGCAGGTAGATGTTGTCGTAGTTGAAGCGACGGAAGGCAGCGAGGGCATCGGCGGCCTGGCCGGTCATCGCGATCACCCCGCAGCTGCGCCCCACCTCGATGACGTCGGCGATGAAGGCCCGCAGCTGTCCGGAGCGGACCCCGCCGCCGTAGGCCGCGACCTGTTGGGGTAGGGCCGAGCGGTCGACGATGCCGGCCGAGACCGCATCCTCGAAGTCGTGGGCGGTATAGGCGATGCGATCGGCCCAGCTGACGACGAGGCCCTCGGGCGTGGCCGGCCGTGGTCGTGACCAACTGTGGTTGCGGACCCCGTCGAGCGTCTCGGCGCACAGGTTGAGAGGTAGAAGCACCTCGTTTGCGCCCCAGACGGCGTGGTCGTAGCCCTCGCTGACATACGGGCTGAGCGCATCCTCGGAGGCGTGCCCCCCGGGGCCGTGCCCACAGTCGTGGCCGAGCGCGATCGCCTCGGTGAGCGCCACGTTGAGCCGCAGAGCACCGGCGATCGCCACCGCCACCTGGGCCACCTCGAGGGCGTGGGTCAGTCGGGTGCGCTGGTGGTCGTCGGGGAAGATGAACACCTGCGTCTTGCCGGCCAGGCGACGAAAGGCGGAGGAGTGCAGGATGCGGTCACGGTCGCGTTCGAAACAGGTCCGCTCGGCGTCGGGTTCCTCGGGGCGGAGCCGGTCGCCGGCGCCGTGCGCCCTGGTGGCGCCGTCGGTCATCCAGGCGTGCTCGGCCCGTTCGCGGGCGACGCGGTCGGCTCGCTTCGTGGGGGAGGGGTTGCCGTCGGGCGCTGCGATGCGCAGCGTGCCGCCCGCGTGAGCGGACCGCACCTGCTCGGCGTCCGTTTCGAGGCCGTCGGCGTGGTGGCCCGGTGTGTCGGCGGGATCGGCGGCGACGCGGTGCCCACCCATCGTGGCCGCCCAGCGACGGGTGCGTTCGCCGTCGGCGATCGACGGCTGGGAGTCCGTCGTGGAAGAGGTGCTCATGGAGGACGATCCTATGGAGCCGCGGTGACATCCAACCCGCCGCCTCCGTCGTCGCGTCTACCTTTCGTCGCCGGGCTCGACCGTTGCGGGCCGGGAGCGGGTCGGCTCCTACGCTGGTGCGGTGAGCGATTTTGTTGATGAGACCGGTGTGTTCGTCAAGGCGGGCGAGGGTGGTGCCGGCGCGGTCTCGTTTCGGCGAGAGGCCCATACCCCCAGGGGCGGGCCCGACGGTGGCGACGGCGGGCGGGGCGGTGACGTGTGGTTTGTCGCCAACCGCAACGTCGCCTCGCTGCTCGCCTTTCGCGACCACCCGCACCGGA includes these proteins:
- a CDS encoding HD domain-containing protein — protein: MSTSSTTDSQPSIADGERTRRWAATMGGHRVAADPADTPGHHADGLETDAEQVRSAHAGGTLRIAAPDGNPSPTKRADRVARERAEHAWMTDGATRAHGAGDRLRPEEPDAERTCFERDRDRILHSSAFRRLAGKTQVFIFPDDHQRTRLTHALEVAQVAVAIAGALRLNVALTEAIALGHDCGHGPGGHASEDALSPYVSEGYDHAVWGANEVLLPLNLCAETLDGVRNHSWSRPRPATPEGLVVSWADRIAYTAHDFEDAVSAGIVDRSALPQQVAAYGGGVRSGQLRAFIADVIEVGRSCGVIAMTGQAADALAAFRRFNYDNIYLRPASVAAGNSVVSILSALVEYYADRPGMLPVDLFGNDAAERGQSGARPAAGSTEATRAAVRWVGGMTDRYACGQALARLGWDPAKLPTGIDTLGLR